Proteins encoded together in one Terriglobus saanensis SP1PR4 window:
- a CDS encoding MBL fold metallo-hydrolase codes for MKIKQFEVPGLAQFSYVISSEDEAVVIDPMRDVDRYMNYAKEQGVAITSVTETHIHADFASGSLALAEATGAQLALSAYDQAPYRYAMSHHALHDGDAVQIGNVRLVALHTPGHTPEHLSFVLFDQERDASQPLALFSGDFLFVGSLGRPDLLGEEAKQKLAHDLYDSLHERIASLPDGVHVYPGHGAGSLCGSGMSERAESTLGYERLSQPLFKLKEDAFAREILASVPPMPSYYPRMKELNSKGASSVADLPGEIALTPARVATLLATESATVVDLRRPEAFGGAHIPGAMNIGAGQNLSLWAGWMLAPERKLILVNDEGDDEESRRSLVRVGLDHIEGFLQKGMAAWVDAGMEFTRTTQLSTKEVFERHPDTRILDVRSHKEWTGGHIQNAIHIPLGELKDRLKELHGDNDIIAVCGSGYRSSIAASVLQASGFKGISSMDGGMSAWKERKLPLTTS; via the coding sequence ATGAAGATCAAACAATTTGAAGTACCGGGACTTGCCCAGTTTTCCTACGTCATCTCGTCGGAGGACGAAGCCGTAGTGATCGATCCCATGCGCGATGTGGACCGGTACATGAACTATGCAAAAGAGCAGGGCGTGGCGATTACCTCTGTGACCGAAACCCACATCCATGCGGATTTTGCTTCGGGGTCACTCGCACTTGCCGAAGCCACAGGCGCGCAGCTTGCTCTCAGTGCGTATGACCAGGCGCCGTACCGCTATGCCATGTCTCACCATGCACTGCATGATGGCGATGCCGTGCAGATCGGCAACGTGCGTCTGGTCGCGCTCCACACGCCGGGCCATACCCCGGAGCACCTGAGCTTCGTCCTTTTCGATCAAGAACGGGACGCGTCCCAGCCGCTTGCGCTCTTCAGCGGAGACTTCCTTTTTGTAGGCTCTCTTGGACGTCCAGACCTGTTGGGTGAGGAGGCGAAACAGAAGCTCGCTCACGACCTGTACGACAGCCTGCATGAACGCATAGCTTCTCTCCCTGATGGCGTCCATGTCTACCCAGGTCATGGTGCGGGATCACTCTGTGGGTCGGGCATGAGTGAACGGGCCGAGTCGACGCTTGGCTATGAGCGCCTGAGTCAACCTTTATTCAAGCTGAAAGAGGATGCCTTTGCTCGCGAGATCCTGGCCAGTGTTCCGCCTATGCCGTCGTATTACCCACGCATGAAGGAGCTGAACTCTAAAGGCGCTTCGAGCGTTGCGGACCTGCCAGGCGAGATTGCACTCACACCTGCCCGTGTTGCGACGCTTCTAGCCACCGAGAGCGCCACAGTGGTCGATCTACGCCGTCCCGAAGCGTTCGGCGGCGCGCATATTCCTGGTGCGATGAACATCGGCGCAGGCCAGAACCTTTCTCTGTGGGCCGGCTGGATGCTGGCCCCGGAACGGAAATTGATTCTCGTCAACGACGAAGGAGATGATGAGGAGTCGCGCCGGTCACTCGTCCGGGTAGGGCTGGATCATATCGAAGGCTTTCTACAGAAGGGAATGGCCGCATGGGTGGACGCAGGGATGGAGTTCACGCGAACCACGCAACTCTCCACGAAGGAGGTATTCGAGCGGCACCCTGACACTCGGATTCTTGACGTCCGTAGCCATAAAGAATGGACCGGCGGCCACATTCAAAATGCCATCCATATTCCCCTGGGCGAGCTGAAGGACCGGCTTAAAGAACTCCATGGAGACAACGACATCATCGCCGTCTGTGGAAGCGGGTATCGTTCCAGCATCGCGGCGAGTGTGCTTCAGGCGAGTGGCTTCAAGGGGATCAGTTCCATGGATGGTGGCATGTCAGCCTGGAAGGAACGGAAGTTGCCACTTACAACAAGCTGA
- a CDS encoding secondary thiamine-phosphate synthase enzyme YjbQ: MAQLVHTLEITTRGQGLYEFTAIVNEWVRRQKMQTGLLTVFCRHTSASLLIQENADPTVRHDIQAYFERLAPEDGPYHHNSEGPDDMPAHLKTALTQVQLSIPMMKGSLVLGTWQGIYLFEHRVRPHRREIVLHLIGE; encoded by the coding sequence TTGGCGCAGTTAGTGCACACCCTTGAGATCACAACGCGTGGTCAGGGACTCTATGAATTTACGGCCATCGTCAATGAATGGGTGAGGCGTCAGAAGATGCAAACGGGCCTTCTGACCGTCTTTTGCCGACACACGTCGGCTTCGCTTTTGATTCAGGAGAATGCCGATCCCACGGTGCGCCACGACATCCAAGCCTACTTCGAGCGTCTCGCACCCGAGGATGGGCCGTATCATCACAACTCGGAAGGGCCTGACGATATGCCCGCCCACCTGAAGACAGCACTGACTCAGGTGCAGCTATCCATACCGATGATGAAGGGCAGCCTTGTATTGGGCACCTGGCAAGGCATTTACCTTTTCGAACATCGGGTACGCCCTCATCGACGAGAGATTGTGTTGCACCTGATCGGGGAATAG
- a CDS encoding FG-GAP repeat domain-containing protein: MRNSTQFALILVASSLAAHGQSFHQVTISTGPSPRWIAIADVNHDRNLDIVVANAGSDNTDSGTITVLLGDGRGGFHLAAGSSFPAGHLPNDVAIGDMNNDGNLDLVIANHQSPYLRVFLGDGRGGFHLAPGSPVDVHSDPHPHGVVVADFNSDHNLDVATDSWGSNRIEVVRGDGMGRLVTAGKYFPTGRRPYERLRTADFNHDGNPDIVTTNLDDNTVSILLGDGRGGLQSAAGSPFPAGAKPWQVAIDDLNGDGNPDLIVIPYQRDITGPTENAISILLGDGHGGLHPAPGSPLPLAECRGPNSVAAGDLTGDGTQSIVVACAESRTMQIYHRSAAGRFTSTASPIAGGWGSVSIARLTAGPRNAILTANADAGSITIYFPD, from the coding sequence ATGCGCAATTCAACTCAATTCGCGTTGATCCTCGTCGCCAGCAGCCTGGCGGCGCACGGTCAGAGCTTTCATCAGGTCACGATTTCCACTGGACCGAGCCCCCGGTGGATCGCCATCGCTGACGTCAATCATGATCGCAATCTAGACATCGTCGTCGCCAACGCCGGCTCGGACAACACCGACTCCGGCACCATCACCGTGTTGCTCGGCGACGGTCGGGGAGGCTTTCATCTAGCGGCCGGTTCATCTTTTCCCGCCGGTCATCTACCCAACGACGTCGCCATCGGTGACATGAACAACGACGGGAATCTCGATCTAGTCATCGCCAATCACCAGTCGCCCTATTTGCGCGTCTTTCTCGGCGATGGCCGTGGAGGCTTTCATCTCGCGCCCGGATCGCCTGTCGACGTCCACTCTGACCCGCATCCCCATGGCGTTGTCGTTGCCGACTTCAACTCCGATCACAATCTCGACGTCGCCACAGACAGTTGGGGAAGCAATCGGATTGAAGTTGTCCGAGGTGACGGTATGGGACGTCTTGTTACGGCGGGCAAATACTTCCCCACAGGCCGCCGCCCCTATGAACGCCTCCGTACTGCCGACTTCAACCACGATGGCAACCCGGACATCGTCACTACCAATCTTGACGACAATACCGTCTCTATCCTGCTTGGCGATGGCCGGGGAGGCCTGCAGAGCGCCGCTGGTTCACCGTTCCCTGCGGGCGCCAAACCGTGGCAGGTTGCCATTGATGACCTCAACGGCGACGGCAACCCGGATCTCATCGTCATCCCATATCAGCGCGATATTACCGGTCCGACTGAGAATGCCATCTCCATCCTGCTCGGTGACGGCCACGGTGGGCTCCATCCTGCGCCCGGTTCACCACTTCCTTTGGCAGAGTGCCGCGGTCCCAACAGCGTCGCCGCTGGAGACCTTACAGGCGACGGAACCCAGTCAATCGTGGTCGCCTGCGCGGAGAGCCGAACGATGCAAATCTACCACCGGAGTGCGGCTGGAAGGTTTACCTCCACGGCCTCGCCTATTGCTGGTGGCTGGGGATCCGTTTCTATCGCGCGCCTTACTGCCGGTCCGCGAAACGCAATCCTTACAGCTAATGCCGATGCCGGTTCCATCACGATCTACTTTCCAGACTAG
- a CDS encoding M28 family peptidase, whose product MPLLRFKQAAVMVAALLLLSSAIAQEQAGDKVDLDTLTQIKSEALQHSQVMENLFYLSEVYGPRVNNSRNHRAAAEWAMKQMKEWGMQNVHLEKWPFGYGWQIKKYYGAMEAPAYAALNGFPLAWTPGTNGPVTADAIWAPIHSKEDFAKYHGKLKGKIVLIFDPAPLTLHTKADAQPSPTDEEILARGGRGGGEGGRRPVAAPGSPEANRDPSGRGRPGEGTWEFTPTSQALSGNKALRNELNAFLKEEAPAVVLTPGYNGDGGTIFSTYGGSENPKDPIPPPMVAIGAEQYNRVVRLLQHNITPRLTFDVQVEYQKADQDAFNVIGEIPGTTKKDEVVMLGGHFDSWQGGTGATDNGTGSSVAMEAVRILTTLHKPMARTVRVALWGGEEEGVYGSTAYVQQHFAPRDTMKKTPEYDKLDVYFNDDGGSGRFRGVSAGGSPQIGVIFKSWIEPIKDQHIIAVSGTEFRPTPSPGGTDSTAFSWIGLNGIGFQQDTLEYGTRTHHSNADLYDRVQKDDVMQGSMIEAWFAYNAATRAEMLPRIPTPEPLKK is encoded by the coding sequence ATGCCTCTGCTCCGCTTCAAGCAGGCCGCCGTTATGGTCGCGGCCCTGCTGCTTCTCTCGTCCGCAATTGCGCAAGAACAAGCTGGTGACAAGGTCGATCTGGATACGTTGACGCAGATCAAAAGCGAGGCCCTTCAGCACTCGCAGGTGATGGAGAACCTCTTCTATCTGTCCGAGGTCTACGGTCCTCGCGTCAACAACAGCCGCAATCACCGCGCCGCCGCTGAGTGGGCGATGAAGCAGATGAAAGAGTGGGGGATGCAGAACGTCCACCTGGAGAAGTGGCCCTTCGGGTATGGATGGCAGATCAAGAAGTATTACGGCGCGATGGAGGCACCGGCTTACGCTGCTCTGAATGGTTTCCCGCTGGCGTGGACGCCTGGGACCAATGGGCCCGTCACGGCGGATGCGATCTGGGCTCCGATTCACTCCAAGGAAGATTTCGCCAAGTACCACGGCAAGCTGAAGGGCAAAATTGTGCTCATCTTCGATCCGGCCCCGCTGACGCTGCACACGAAGGCGGATGCGCAGCCTTCTCCGACGGATGAGGAGATCCTTGCGCGCGGCGGACGTGGTGGCGGAGAGGGTGGTCGTCGACCCGTTGCTGCTCCCGGCTCCCCTGAAGCCAATCGCGATCCGAGCGGACGCGGCAGACCGGGAGAGGGCACGTGGGAGTTCACGCCGACGTCGCAGGCTCTCTCCGGCAACAAGGCATTGCGCAATGAGCTGAATGCCTTCCTGAAGGAAGAGGCCCCGGCGGTGGTGCTGACGCCGGGTTATAACGGCGACGGCGGAACGATCTTTTCCACCTACGGCGGGTCGGAGAATCCGAAGGATCCTATTCCGCCGCCGATGGTGGCCATCGGTGCTGAGCAGTACAACCGCGTGGTGCGTCTGCTCCAGCACAACATTACGCCGAGGCTTACCTTCGACGTGCAGGTGGAGTATCAGAAGGCGGACCAGGACGCCTTCAACGTGATCGGCGAGATTCCGGGCACCACGAAGAAGGATGAGGTCGTGATGCTGGGCGGTCACTTCGACAGCTGGCAGGGCGGCACAGGCGCCACCGACAACGGCACCGGATCTTCGGTGGCGATGGAGGCTGTGCGCATTCTGACGACGCTGCACAAGCCGATGGCGCGCACGGTCCGCGTTGCTCTCTGGGGCGGCGAAGAAGAGGGCGTGTACGGTTCCACGGCCTATGTACAGCAGCACTTCGCTCCACGCGACACGATGAAGAAGACACCGGAGTACGACAAGCTGGATGTGTACTTCAACGACGACGGCGGCTCGGGCAGGTTCCGCGGCGTCTCGGCGGGGGGAAGTCCGCAGATCGGGGTCATCTTCAAGTCATGGATTGAGCCCATCAAGGACCAGCACATCATTGCGGTTTCGGGCACGGAGTTCCGACCGACACCGTCTCCGGGTGGAACGGACTCGACTGCGTTCTCGTGGATCGGCCTGAATGGCATCGGCTTCCAGCAGGACACGCTGGAGTACGGCACGCGGACGCACCACTCCAACGCGGACCTTTACGACCGCGTGCAGAAGGACGATGTGATGCAGGGTTCCATGATCGAAGCGTGGTTTGCGTATAACGCGGCGACACGGGCGGAGATGCTGCCGAGGATTCCTACGCCGGAGCCTTTGAAGAAGTAA
- a CDS encoding nuclear transport factor 2 family protein, producing MADAKTLIEQAYTAFNKRDLDGALALMTQDVSWPKASEGGKVVGKEEVRAYWTRQWSEFDPHVLPLAMTEEDGGKIRVRVHQLVKSLQGDVLSDSEVLHLFTVKSGLIAAMDLGDEVDSIAAPSAAFAHRRVQGE from the coding sequence ATGGCAGACGCGAAGACCCTTATTGAGCAGGCGTACACCGCCTTCAACAAGCGAGACCTCGACGGTGCTTTAGCGCTGATGACGCAGGACGTGAGCTGGCCCAAGGCTTCCGAGGGCGGCAAGGTCGTTGGAAAGGAAGAGGTCCGCGCCTATTGGACCCGACAATGGAGTGAGTTCGATCCCCATGTCCTACCACTTGCGATGACCGAGGAAGATGGAGGCAAGATCCGCGTCAGGGTGCACCAACTCGTCAAGAGCCTTCAAGGGGATGTTCTTTCCGACAGTGAGGTTCTTCACCTCTTCACCGTGAAGAGTGGTCTCATCGCAGCGATGGACCTTGGAGATGAGGTCGACTCTATCGCTGCTCCGTCTGCCGCATTCGCACACCGAAGAGTACAAGGCGAGTGA
- a CDS encoding sulfite exporter TauE/SafE family protein, whose amino-acid sequence MTPLVIAGGLALGLVIGIISGMIGIGGGAFLIPALVFFYGMSQKTAQGTSVATLLLPIGMFAFWTYYKAGHVDLKLALWIAAGFSVGGWLGGLWAQHLSDVALRRGFAVLLVTLAIKLAIER is encoded by the coding sequence ATGACTCCGCTCGTAATTGCCGGTGGCCTCGCTTTAGGCCTGGTCATCGGCATCATCTCCGGCATGATTGGAATTGGCGGCGGCGCCTTTCTGATCCCCGCACTGGTTTTCTTCTATGGAATGTCGCAGAAGACCGCACAGGGCACTTCCGTTGCGACCCTGCTCTTACCCATCGGGATGTTCGCGTTCTGGACCTACTACAAGGCCGGGCACGTCGATCTGAAGCTGGCATTGTGGATCGCAGCCGGTTTCTCTGTCGGAGGCTGGTTGGGAGGTCTTTGGGCACAGCACCTGTCGGATGTGGCGCTCCGCAGAGGATTCGCCGTCCTGCTTGTTACATTGGCTATCAAACTCGCCATAGAACGTTGA
- a CDS encoding helix-turn-helix domain-containing protein: protein MKTVDEIIARLPASRRNKIEKRVSQLVAEEMTMRELRKARKVTQVQLAKKLGVKQEQVSRFEKRADIHLSTLKRSVEAMGGTLTLIAQFPDGAPVKLTGFADMNP, encoded by the coding sequence ATGAAGACTGTTGATGAAATAATCGCCAGGCTACCTGCGAGCCGTCGGAACAAAATCGAAAAGCGCGTTAGCCAACTCGTCGCCGAGGAGATGACGATGCGCGAACTTCGCAAGGCGCGGAAGGTCACTCAAGTCCAGCTTGCGAAGAAGCTTGGCGTGAAGCAAGAACAGGTTTCCAGGTTCGAGAAGCGTGCCGACATCCACCTCTCTACCTTGAAACGTTCCGTCGAAGCCATGGGTGGAACCCTCACCCTGATTGCACAGTTCCCCGACGGCGCCCCGGTGAAGTTGACCGGCTTTGCTGACATGAATCCCTAA
- a CDS encoding type II toxin-antitoxin system RelE/ParE family toxin, with protein MAAEVQDELLAEAKFVELFGPETGRPHVDTLEGSKYANMKELRFEAADGEWRAPPLRSTRSVGRLCWSPLTRAASTRSSFTSG; from the coding sequence ATGGCAGCAGAGGTTCAGGACGAGCTTCTGGCCGAGGCCAAGTTTGTAGAGTTGTTTGGTCCAGAGACAGGTCGACCCCACGTCGACACTCTGGAAGGATCGAAATACGCAAACATGAAGGAACTGCGGTTCGAGGCGGCAGATGGAGAGTGGCGCGCGCCGCCTTTGCGTTCGACCCGCAGCGTAGGGCGATTGTGCTGGTCGCCGCTGACAAGAGCGGCGTCAACGAGAAGCAGTTTTACAAGCGGCTGA
- a CDS encoding ArsR/SmtB family transcription factor codes for MATSMMSEKMLELVARRFRTLGEPFRLRILQELEAGEKSVGELVAALEGNQPNVSKHLQILSDAGLIARRREGTSIFYTISDPMVFKLCALVCSSETQKSRREFEQLAGQKRQAKR; via the coding sequence ATGGCAACTTCGATGATGAGCGAAAAAATGCTGGAGCTGGTGGCACGGCGCTTCCGCACCCTTGGAGAGCCATTCCGCCTTCGTATCCTCCAAGAGCTGGAGGCAGGGGAAAAGTCGGTGGGCGAACTGGTTGCCGCCCTTGAGGGAAATCAGCCCAACGTCTCCAAACATTTACAGATCCTCTCCGACGCGGGACTGATTGCACGCAGACGGGAAGGCACGTCCATCTTCTACACAATCAGCGACCCCATGGTGTTCAAGCTCTGCGCTCTGGTATGCAGCAGTGAGACCCAGAAAAGCCGGCGCGAATTTGAGCAGCTGGCAGGACAGAAAAGACAGGCGAAGCGATGA
- a CDS encoding SDR family oxidoreductase gives MRIFVTGATGFIGSALVLELVQAGHQVLGLTRSEVGAEALRAAGAEVKYGNIEDLDSLRDGAARSEGVVHLAFNHDFSQLQKNCEDDRNAIQAIGEVLLGSNRPFVITSATGLVDNVDGKPSTEDGTIASWNPRAASEAVVKELTTRGVNTSVVRLPQVHDTRKQGLVSYILPVAREKHLSAYIGDGSNRWPAAHVSDVARLYRLAFEKAEPGAIYHAVDEEGVSMKVIAEALGRGLKVPVVSIKPEEGEAHFGWLAHFAGHDLSSSSALTQQKLNWKPTGPGLIADLDGMDYTQA, from the coding sequence ATGCGTATCTTTGTAACCGGTGCAACAGGATTCATCGGCTCGGCGCTTGTTTTGGAACTGGTCCAGGCTGGCCATCAAGTGCTGGGGCTGACACGATCGGAAGTCGGCGCTGAGGCTCTGCGAGCCGCCGGAGCCGAAGTGAAGTACGGCAACATCGAAGACCTCGACAGCCTGCGCGACGGTGCCGCCAGGTCTGAAGGCGTCGTCCATCTGGCCTTCAACCACGACTTCTCGCAGCTGCAAAAGAACTGTGAGGACGACCGCAACGCCATCCAGGCCATCGGCGAAGTGCTTCTGGGTTCCAACCGCCCGTTCGTGATCACCTCGGCAACCGGTCTTGTAGACAATGTCGACGGCAAGCCATCGACGGAGGACGGAACGATCGCTTCGTGGAACCCACGCGCGGCTTCGGAAGCGGTGGTGAAGGAGTTGACGACGCGCGGCGTGAACACCTCTGTAGTGCGTCTGCCGCAGGTGCACGACACACGCAAGCAGGGACTGGTCTCGTACATACTCCCCGTGGCGCGCGAAAAGCATCTATCGGCCTACATCGGCGACGGCAGCAATCGCTGGCCTGCGGCCCACGTCTCCGATGTGGCACGGCTGTATCGCCTGGCGTTTGAAAAGGCAGAGCCGGGCGCGATCTATCACGCCGTGGATGAAGAGGGCGTGTCGATGAAGGTCATCGCCGAAGCCCTCGGCCGCGGTTTGAAAGTGCCTGTCGTCAGCATCAAGCCCGAAGAGGGAGAGGCGCACTTCGGCTGGCTTGCCCACTTCGCCGGGCATGATCTGTCGTCCTCCAGC
- a CDS encoding rhodanese-like domain-containing protein, giving the protein MNVRLIDVREYPEYANGHLENSELVPLGTLDKASDGWDRVAPLTLVCRSGRRAEEARETLARKGFKALTVLHGGIQAWMDSGKPLTVAAKKPWSMERQVRVAAGSLVLAFFGLGLLSSRKFFAGAALVGAGLVYAGVSDTCMMASLLGRMPWNDPKKANA; this is encoded by the coding sequence ATGAACGTTCGCTTGATTGATGTACGGGAATACCCTGAATACGCTAACGGCCATCTTGAGAATTCAGAACTGGTTCCACTTGGGACACTGGACAAAGCAAGTGATGGCTGGGACCGCGTGGCACCGCTTACGCTTGTCTGCCGCAGCGGACGACGGGCGGAAGAGGCCCGTGAAACTCTGGCTAGAAAGGGTTTCAAAGCGCTTACCGTGCTGCACGGTGGAATACAAGCGTGGATGGACAGCGGCAAGCCGCTAACGGTTGCCGCAAAGAAGCCGTGGTCGATGGAACGACAGGTGCGCGTCGCCGCGGGCTCCCTGGTGCTTGCGTTCTTCGGCCTGGGCCTTCTCAGTTCGAGGAAGTTCTTTGCCGGTGCGGCTTTGGTTGGGGCGGGGCTTGTTTACGCGGGCGTGAGCGATACCTGCATGATGGCTTCTCTGCTGGGCCGCATGCCCTGGAACGATCCGAAGAAAGCGAACGCATGA
- a CDS encoding type II toxin-antitoxin system RelE/ParE family toxin translates to MARAAFAFDPQRRAIVLVAADKSGVNEKQFYKRLIDKAEERYEQHLERLKVEEKTAVKKAATKSKPKKGKKR, encoded by the coding sequence GTGGCGCGCGCCGCCTTTGCGTTCGACCCGCAGCGTAGGGCGATTGTGCTGGTCGCCGCTGACAAGAGCGGCGTCAACGAGAAGCAGTTTTACAAGCGGCTGATCGACAAGGCTGAAGAGCGGTACGAGCAGCACCTCGAACGGTTGAAAGTCGAGGAGAAAACCGCAGTCAAGAAAGCGGCCACCAAATCGAAGCCAAAGAAAGGGAAAAAGCGATGA
- a CDS encoding SGNH/GDSL hydrolase family protein, translated as MRILVALTAALLAASTLPARATSFSSVVVYGDSLSDNGNLFTATGGLAPAPPYVNGRFSNGSVAVEQLAAQLNTSLHDFAFGGATTGIGNIGDGGTPTTLGSFGLPGMATEYAASAALLPPALIPSSLFVVWGGADDFEALSAPTVAQSQAAGQIAAANIDGIVAALQALGATSILVPNLPNLGETPEFNGDPAAIAYSDAFNAALASTLPSGATLFDTDALFHSILTSPNAYGFTNVNTPCLLAAANPDCNGYLFFDAIHPTTAADAFLAQGFAEAMTPAAVTPEPSSLLLLGTGVLSVAASLRRRKLATRCVTASTLHCCLECPLEHSFTRLVLFGVRMRQTEQR; from the coding sequence GTGCGCATTCTTGTCGCTCTTACCGCCGCGCTTCTGGCTGCTTCCACACTTCCCGCCCGCGCCACTTCTTTTAGCTCCGTTGTTGTTTATGGCGACAGCCTTTCCGACAATGGCAATCTGTTCACGGCGACGGGTGGTCTGGCACCCGCACCCCCTTATGTGAATGGCCGCTTTTCCAATGGAAGTGTGGCGGTGGAGCAACTCGCGGCCCAACTGAATACGTCGCTCCATGATTTTGCCTTTGGGGGTGCGACCACGGGTATCGGCAATATCGGCGATGGCGGAACGCCTACCACTCTGGGTTCGTTCGGCCTTCCCGGGATGGCGACCGAGTACGCCGCGAGTGCCGCGCTGCTGCCGCCCGCCCTCATTCCGAGTTCGCTCTTCGTCGTGTGGGGCGGCGCGGACGACTTCGAGGCGCTCAGTGCTCCAACCGTCGCACAGAGCCAGGCGGCCGGGCAGATTGCGGCGGCGAATATCGACGGCATCGTAGCTGCACTGCAGGCGCTGGGCGCGACCAGCATCCTGGTGCCGAACCTGCCCAATCTGGGTGAAACGCCGGAGTTCAACGGGGATCCGGCGGCGATCGCTTACAGCGATGCGTTCAACGCTGCGCTCGCGTCCACGCTGCCGTCGGGCGCTACGCTGTTTGACACCGACGCACTCTTCCATTCCATCCTGACCAGCCCCAACGCCTACGGTTTTACAAACGTCAACACGCCCTGTCTCCTGGCCGCGGCGAATCCAGATTGCAACGGATATCTTTTCTTTGACGCGATTCATCCCACGACCGCAGCGGATGCGTTTCTTGCGCAGGGCTTCGCCGAAGCCATGACGCCTGCAGCGGTCACGCCGGAGCCGTCGTCTCTCCTGCTGCTGGGAACGGGAGTGTTGAGCGTGGCTGCGTCGCTGCGTCGGCGCAAGCTGGCGACGCGGTGCGTCACTGCGAGTACACTTCATTGTTGCCTTGAGTGCCCTCTTGAGCACAGCTTCACTCGCCTTGTACTCTTCGGTGTGCGAATGCGGCAGACGGAGCAGCGATAG